Genomic window (Streptomyces sp. NBC_00078):
CAGGTCCCGGCCGGGCCGGTGGGGGCAAGGACCGGATTGGCGCAGCGGTGACGGTGGCGGGTCTGGGCCACGCAGCGCAGGCTCTCGACGGGGCGCTCGGCAACGTAGCGGCACAGCAGCAACTGCACGACGGGACGGTCAGGTCCGTCGGTGTCGGCGCCGGGTGCGCTGCCGCCGGGGGGTGGGGCAGGGGTGAAGGCGCCGGTGTCGGTCAGACGGCGGGTACGGACGGCGAGTTGGCGGCGGGCCGCCTCGAGGCAGGGGCTCATCCGGCAGGTGGGGGTGCGGCGCGGGCAGAGCACGGCGTGCGGGATGCGGCACCAGGCGCCGCCGTCGCCGTGCGGGTGGGCGATACCGCCGCTCAGGTGCCAGCGACACGATTCGGGGACCTGAGCGGCGGTCAGTTCGGCGGGGTGCAGGGCGATGGGCCGCTGGTCGGTACGCGGGTAGAGGTCGATGCGGTTGCCGCAGTGGCGGCAGCGGCCGTGCTGGCCAGCGCGCAGCGGGCGGCTGGTGCTGGTGGCGGTCACCCGCAAGGAGCGGGGGTGTCGGGTGACGCGGGGGCTGCCGTCCCAGTGGCGGCCGGCAGGGGCGGGAGTGAGGCACATGGCAGGGACCGTGCCAGGCGACACGCAGGCGCGAGCAGCGTGTCGGAGGGAT
Coding sequences:
- a CDS encoding DUF6083 domain-containing protein — its product is MCLTPAPAGRHWDGSPRVTRHPRSLRVTATSTSRPLRAGQHGRCRHCGNRIDLYPRTDQRPIALHPAELTAAQVPESCRWHLSGGIAHPHGDGGAWCRIPHAVLCPRRTPTCRMSPCLEAARRQLAVRTRRLTDTGAFTPAPPPGGSAPGADTDGPDRPVVQLLLCRYVAERPVESLRCVAQTRHRHRCANPVLAPTGPAGTWRLLPTGPQRGQLALPDTLMAVYDLGHFPYSEQLRWRAQHCPTHAAAPGVADLALAGWQPFDPLLHAAHIHTRLPHPRARRHGRG